In a single window of the Cucumis melo cultivar AY chromosome 11, USDA_Cmelo_AY_1.0, whole genome shotgun sequence genome:
- the LOC103497857 gene encoding vesicle-associated membrane protein 724 produces MSQDSFIYSFVARGTMILAEFTEFTGNFPAIANQCLQKLPSANNKFTYNCDHHTFNFLVEDGYAYCVVAKESLSKQISIAFLERMKADFKKRYGGGKADTAVAKSLNKDFGPIMREHMKYIIEHAEEIEKLIKVKAQVSEVKSIMLENLDKAFERGDNINTLADKTESLRDQAQTYRGQGTKLRRKMWYQNMKIKLVVLVILLALVLIIWVSICHGFNCSN; encoded by the exons ATGAGTCAAGACTCGTTTATTTACAGCTTCGTGGCTAGAGGAACTATGATCTTGGCCGAGTTTACTGAGTTCACCGGAAATTTTCCAGCGATTGCGAATCAGTGTCTTCAGAAACTTCCTTCTGCTAACAATAAGTTCACTTACAATTGCGACCATCATACCTTTAATTTCTTAGTTGAAGATGGTTATG CTTATTGTGTTGTGGCGAAAGAATCTCTCAGTAAGCAGATATCTATAGCCTTTTTGGAACGGATGAAAGCCGACTTTAAAAAAAGATATGGAGGCGGTAAAGCCGATACTGCTGTTGCGAAAAGTCTCAACAAGGATTTTGG TCCAATTATGAGAGAGCACATGAAGTATATCATCGAGCATGCCGAAGAGATCGAAAAGTTGATAAAAGTGAAGGCTCAAGTGTCGGAAGTTAAAAGTATAATGTTGGAGAATCTCGACAAG GCTTTCGAGAGAGGAGACAACATCAATACTCTTGCTGACAAAACAGAAAGTCTTCGAGATCAG GCTCAAACTTACAGAGGACAAGGAACTAAACTGAGGAGGAAAATGTGGTATCAAAACATGAAGATTAAGCTAGTTGTTCTTGTGATATTGTTAGCTCTTGTGCTCATAATCTGGGTTTCCATTTGCCATGGATTCAACTGCAGCAATTAG
- the LOC103497856 gene encoding 40S ribosomal protein S21-2, producing MQNEEGKITELYIPRKCSATNRLITSKDHASVQINIGHLDENGIYTGQFSTFALCGFIRAQGDADSALDRLWQKKKVEVRQQ from the exons ATGCAGAACGAAGAGGGAAAGATCACCGAGCTCTACATTCCCAGGAAGTG CTCTGCCACAAACCGACTCATTACTTCTAAGGATCACGCCTCGGTTCAGATTAACATTGGGCACTTGGACGAGAATGGCATCTACACAGGCCAATTCTCCACTTTCGCTCTCTGCGGTTTCATCCGTGCTCAG GGAGATGCCGACAGTGCATTGGATAGGTTGTGGCAGAAGAAGAAAGTAGAAGTTCGCCAACAgtag